The following proteins are encoded in a genomic region of Solea senegalensis isolate Sse05_10M linkage group LG5, IFAPA_SoseM_1, whole genome shotgun sequence:
- the LOC122769381 gene encoding G-protein coupled receptor-associated protein LMBRD2B-like, whose amino-acid sequence MSGAALAVVVVVVFFLALCLLQRYGDLRKQQRLVLLGTLLSWYLCFLIVFILPLDVSTTVYRQCLLDTSNQPTPVTPANQTQASPSLYPSVGVPKCVQPWSYIPDGVLPVFWRVVYWTSQFLTWLLLPFMQSYAQSGAFSRVGKIKTALIENAIYYGTYLLIFISLLIYVAAHPQWELTWAELQTIGITAANTWGLFLLVLLLGNGLVEIPRSYWLSSSHGYLLAKAYFKAAKLSAEKAAADENLADVMEEVAAVHESVRHNHSLRKCVDTILTKCPADYQEDLGNDSETTSVPPTKNGLIRLHKKVISAVQRQSQTRVQWSILLDQAFHLEDVAKSQSSPVKHFFHSFPSTHGHSWIRRFIYTPTVEWYWECVLRQGFYRLLALLLCFLSIVVVWSECTFFSTHPVLSLFAVFIQMAEKKYNYISIEVACFITIFFLCVCVYSTVFRIRIFNYYYLVPHHQTDAYSLQFSGMLFCRLTPPLCLNFLGLIHMDSAISHQDKIQTSYTSIMGSMSLLSFISDGFYIYYPILVLLLCFATFYKLGSRCLNLLGFHQYITDDDLTSDLVNEGTELIRRERRKRQKAEDGENRRWAWREQYGAQGTSEQNTAGYSEIKDNKCSPLTAIKKSVITFIRRDEEMDEQQTSLLQDDSNDEALPNRNRSTGGQYQSLSSRANFDDVC is encoded by the exons ATGAGCGGCGCTGCTCTGgctgttgtggttgtagttgtcttcttcttggccctctgcctcctccagcGCTATGGAGACTTGCGGAAGCAGCAGCGGCTGGTCCTCCTAGGGACACTGCTCTCCTGGTACCTCTGCTTTCTCATCGTCTTCATCCTGCCACTTGATGTCAGCACG ACCGTCTACAGGCAGTGTCTTCTAGACACTTCAAACCAACCTACGCCTGTAACTCCGGCTAATCAGACTCAAGCCAGCCCATCTCTTTATCCATCTGTGGG tgTACCAAAGTGTGTTCAGCCCTGGAGTTACATCCCAGATGGTGTCCTCCCAGTGTTCTGGAGAGTTGTTTACTGGACCTCCCAGTTTCTTACTTG gCTGTTGTTGCCCTTCATGCAGTCTTATGCACAGTCCGGAGCTTTCTCCAGAGTTGGAAAGATTAAAACGGCTCTCATTGAAAATGCAATCTATTACGGCACCtacctcctcatcttcatctctcTGCTCATCTACGTGGCTGCTCACCCTCAGTGGGAACTCACATG GGCGGAACTCCAGACCATCGGTATTACAGCTGCCAACACCTGGGGCCTCTTCCTTCTGGTGCTGTTGCTCGGCAATGGCCTGGTTGAGATCCCTCGTTCTTATTGGCTCTCATCTTCCCATGGTTACCTGCTGGCAAAGGCCTACTTCAAGGCAGCAAAACTGTCTGCTGAGAAGGCTGCAGCTGATGAGAACCTAGCAGATGTAATGGAG gAGGTGGCAGCTGTCCATGAATCTGTCAGGCACAACCATTCTCTCAGGAAATGTGTGGACACCATTTTGACAAAg TGCCCCGCTGATtaccaagaagacctgggaAATGACAGTGAAACCACCTCTGTCCCTCCCACCAAAAATGGACTCATTAGGCTTCATAAAAAA gtTATATCTGCAGTGCAGAGACAAAGTCAGACTCGGGTTCAGTGGTCGATCTTGTTGGACCAGGCTTTTCATCTGGAAGATGTTGCTAAAAGCCAGAGCAGCCCGGTCAAGCACTTTTTCCACAGCTTCCCCTCCACTCACGGCCACAGCTGGATCCGAAGATTCATTTACACACCCACTGTGG AGTGGTACTGGGAGTGTGTGTTGCGGCAGGGTTTCTACAGGCTGCTGGCTTTGCtcctgtgtttcctctccattGTAGTCGTGTGGTCCGAGTGCACCTTCTTCAGCACACACCCCGTCCTTTCTCTCTTTGCTGTGTTTATTCAGAtggctgaaaaaaaatacaactacATTTCCATCGAG GTGGCGTGCTTCATCACTATCTTcttcctatgtgtgtgtgtctactccACAGTGTTCAGGATACGAATTTTCAACTACTATTACCTGGTGCCACATCACCAGACTGATGCTTACAGCCTGCAGTTTAGCGGCAT GTTGTTTTGTCGCCTCACTCCACCTTTGTGCCTCAACTTCCTGGGCCTGATTCACATGGACTCGGCCATCTCGCACCAGGATAAAATACAAACATCCTACACTTCT ATCATGGGCTCAATgtctctgctctccttcatATCTGATGGCTTCTATATCTATTATCCCATACTGGTTTTACTGCTGTGCTTTGCCACTTTTTACaa ATTGGGCTCTCGTTGTTTGAACCTCCTGGGTTTCCATCAGTACATTACTGACGATGACTTGACCTCAGACTTAGTGAATGAAGGCACAGAACTCATCAGACGAG aaagaaggaaaagacaaaaggcTGAAGATGGAGAAAATCGCAGATGG gcCTGGAGGGAGCAGTATGGAGCTCAGGGGACCAGTGAACAGAACACAGCGGGTTACTCTGAGATAAAGGATAACAAGTGCAGCCCTTTGACTGCGATCAAGAAAAGTG tgATCACATTTATCAGAAGAGACGAAGAAATGGATGAGCAGCAGACAAGCTTACTGCAAGATGACTCAAATGATGAAGCTTTACCAAACAGGAA TCGATCTACTGGAGGACAGTACCAGTCTCTGTCTAGCAGGGCCAACTTTGACGATGTTTGCTAG
- the golm1 gene encoding Golgi membrane protein 1: MGGLGNGRRGVRSPPLLIGALIACILVLGFNYWVSSSRNLELQTKLYELEGQVRRGATERGAAELKKIEFQEEIQRQREQISHVESLYRTQLEAAQDSCNQEKIKHQRNISSCAKTTQELKGQLNQLNEDLGNQQKELQSCQGNIKTLNNKLTYDMTHCHSQVLSQKELCDERVAAAKLEVQKKMEKLMLPPAASSHENPSTAATHQEGAVVTVAHTVKTATVVNHTLGLSQPKGKEPAELLTNEIIVDGAADVSEDLPLVNDVAKMDSQSDPSAAAAVVVKEAILPPPEGAVKTQVADTEPSKLEKNNLTEDKEKKVMDVHEEDTQTEEADPGMEGMLIGQGKVDETPVDLKLEEPEEYDADEQIVGGDLEKQQQNKQAENIDKEMEEELADYNGNDDNEGEFEADKQAELAQN, from the exons ATGGGTGGGTTGGGGAACGGGCGTCGTGGAGTAAGATCACCCCCTCTTCTGATTGGTGCTCTTATCGCCTGTATCCTGGTTCTGGGATTTAACTACTGGGTGTCCAGCTCCCGCAACCTGGAACTACAG ACTAAGCTGTATGAGTTGGAGGGCCAGGTAAGACGGGGAGCAACAGAACGAGGAGCGGCAGAGTTGAAGAAGATCGAGTTCCAGGAGGAGATccagagacagagggagcagATCAGCCACGTGGAAAGCCTCTATAGGACGCAGCTGGAAGCAGCACAGGACTCGTGCAACCAAGAAAAG ATCAAACATCAGCGGAACATTTCCTCCTGTGCAAAAACCACACAAGAACTCAAAG GTCAGTTGAACCAGCTGAATGAGGACCTGGGGAATCAGCAGAAAGAGCTACAAAGTTGTCAAGGCAATATCAAGACTCTTAACAACAAACTCACGTATGACAT GACACACTGTCACTCTCAGGTCCTGTCCCAGAAGGAGTTGTGTGATGAAAGAGTGGCTGCTGCGAAACTTGAAGTTCAGAAAAAAATGGAGAAGCTCATGCTTCCCCCAGCTGCTTCCTCACAC GAAAATCCATCGACTGCAGCAACACACCAGGAGGGAGCAGTGGTGACTGTGGCTCACACAGTGAAGACGGCAACGGTTGTGAACCACACTCTAGGCCTCTCCCAACCTAAAGGAAAGGAACCGGCTGAACTGCTGACAAATGAGATCATTGTGGACGGAG CTGCTGATGTATCAGAGGACCTGCCTCTTGTGAATGACGTCGCTAAAATGGATTCACAATCAgatccctctgctgctgctgctgttgttgtgaagGAGGCCATTTTGCCACCACCAGAGGGTGCAGTCAAAACGCAAgtggctgacacagagccaagTAAACTTGAGAAGAATAATCTGACTGAGGACAAAGAGAAGAAGGTGATGGATGTTCATGAAGAGGACACTCAGACAGAAG AGGCGGACCCTGGGATGGAAGGCATGCTGATTGGCCAGGGGAAGGTTGATGAGACTCCTGTTGATCTGAAGTTGGAGGAGCCAGAGGAGTATGATGCCGACGAGCAAATAGTGGGAGGAGATCTGgagaaacaacagcagaatAAACAGGCTGAAAATATAG ACAAGGAAATGGAAGAGGAGCTGGCTGACTACAATGGCAATGACGATAATGAGGGGGAGTTTGAAGCAGACAAACAAGCGGAGCTTGCTCAAAACTGA